One Solea senegalensis isolate Sse05_10M linkage group LG13, IFAPA_SoseM_1, whole genome shotgun sequence DNA segment encodes these proteins:
- the LOC122779706 gene encoding claudin-like protein ZF-A89: protein MPSAGLQILGTFLASIGFLGDIIICALPMWKVSAFIGNNIVTAQIFWEGLWMNCVKQSTGQMQCKVYDSMLALPRDLQAARALVVISILVVLMGVLLALAGGKCTNCIEDGAAKSRVAIAAGVFFIVGGILCLIPVSWSANEVIRNFYNPIMNDAQRRELGASLFIGWGSAGLLIIGGALLCCQCQQQKDSRYSVKYSAPRSTASAGAYIHALDLSFCNMQTQLVAVFLAVVGFLGTILICALPMWKVTAFVGANIVTAQVFWEGLWMNCVIQSTGHLQCKAYDSLLALPQELQASRALICVSIAVSVVAIGLTVVGARCTNFFYYDSRAKSNIGVSGGAVFIVAGLLCIIPVSWSAHSIITGFYNPLATNERRGELGASIYVGWASGALLVIGGGILCSTYRC, encoded by the exons ATGCCATCCGCTGGTCTCCAGATCCTTGGCACCTTCCTGGCATCCATTGGCTTTTTGGGAGACATCATCATCTGTGCCCTACCCATGTGGAAGGTATCTGCTTTCATTGGGAACAACATTGTGACCGCGCAGATCTTCTGGGAGGGCCTGTGGATGAACTGCGTCAAGCAGAGCACTGGCCAGATGCAGTGCAAAGTCTACGACTCCATGCTGGCTCTGCCCCGAGACCTGCAGGCAGCTCGGGCCCTGGTCGTGATCTCCATCCTGGTCGTGTTGATGGGAGTCCTGCTTGCCCTCGCAGGGGGAAAGTGCACCAACTGCATTGAAGACGGCGCCGCCAAGAGCAGGGTAGCCATTGCTGCGGGAGTGTTCTTCATCGTCGGTGGCATCCTGTGCTTAATCCCCGTGTCTTGGTCGGCCAATGAGGTCATCAGGAACTTCTACAACCCCATCATGAACGACGCGCAGAGGAGGGAGCTGGGAGCGTCGCTGTTCATCGGCTGGGGTTCGGCAGGACTCCTGATAATCGGTGGTGCTCTTCTCTGTTGCCAGTGCCAGCAGCAAAAGGACAGCAGATACTCCGTGAAATACTCTGCCCCTCGTTCAACAGCCAGTGCAGGAGcctat ATTCATGCCTTGGATTTGTCCTTTTGCAACATGCAGACTCAgcttgttgctgtgtttttggctGTCGTTGGCTTTCTTGGCACCATCCTCATCTGTGCTCTGCCCATGTGGAAGGTGACTGCCTTCGTTGGGGCCAACATCGTCACTGCTCAGGTCTTCTGGGAAGGTTTGTGGATGAACTGTGTGATCCAGAGTACAGGACATTTGCAGTGTAAGGCCTACGACTCCCTCCTGGCTTTACCACAGGAGCTGCAAGCCTCCAGGGCTTTGATCTGCGTCTCAATTGCTGTCAGCGTGGTGGCCATCGGGCTCACTGTCGTCGGGGCCCGCTGCACCAACTTCTTCTATTACGACTCCAGGGCCAAATCCAATATTGGGGTGTCTGGTGGTGCGGTTTTCATCGTAGCTGGACTGCTGTGCATCATTCCTGTCAGCTGGTCAGCTCACAGCATCATCACAGGATTCTACAACCCACTGGCCACCAATGAAAGGAGGGGAGAGCTTGGAGCCTCCATATATGTGGGCTGGGCATCTGGAGCTCTGCTTGTAATTGGAGGAGGGATACTGTGCAGCACCTACAGGTGCTGA
- the cldn29 gene encoding claudin 29, giving the protein MMDVSTVSEQWSQSPPRGGGFSGASVGHINLPHSGRVYSCQFTGELRHSIKINTAMASLGLQILGVGLAVLGWIGNILICMLPLWKVSAFIGNNIVVAQTIWEGLWMTCVVQSTGQMQCKVYDSMLALPPDLQAARAMVVIAILFSLFGVLLSVVGGKCTTCIGDKAAKARVAISAGVFFLLSGALCLVTVSLPANTIIKDFYNPLVPDAQRRELGACLYVGWGASGLLLIGGALLCCQCSSGGDRYTGAKYSPPKSTTPGKEFV; this is encoded by the coding sequence ATGATGGATGTTTCCACTGTATCTGAGCAGTGGAGCCAAAGCCCACCCAGAGGAGGGGGCTTCTCGGGAGCATCTGTGGGTCATATAAACCTTCCCCACAGTGGGAGAGTTTATAGTTGTCAGTTCACTGGAGAACTAAGACACAGCATTAAAATCAACACTGCAATGGCATCGTTGGGGCTGCAGATACTCGGTGTAGGGCTGGCGGTGCTCGGTTGGATAGGAAACATACTGATCTGTATGCTGCCCCTGTGGAAGGTGTCTGCTTTCATTGGGAACAACATTGTGGTTGCGCAGACCATTTGGGAAGGACTGTGGATGACCTGTGTGGTGCAGAGCACGGGTCAGATGCAGTGCAAGGTCTACGACTCCATGCTGGCTCTGCCCCCAGACCTCCAGGCTGCACGAGCCATGGTCGTCATCGCCATCTTGTTCTCTCTGTTTGGCGTGCTGCTCTCGGTGGTCGGAGGTAAATGCACCACCTGCATAGGAGACAAAGCGGCGAAAGCCAGAGTGGCCATCTCCGCAGgtgtcttcttcctcctgagTGGGGCTCTGTGCCTGGTGACGGTGTCGCTGCCCGCTAACACCATCATCAAGGACTTCTACAACCCGTTGGTCCCTGATGCGCAGAGGAGAGAGCTGGGTGCGTGTTTGTACGTGGGCTGGGGAGCATCGGGACTGTTGCTGATTGGTGGTGCTCTTCTCTGCTGTCAGTGCTCGTCAGGTGGAGACCGCTATACTGGAGCAAAGTACTCCCCGCCTAAATCCACAACACCTGGGAAAGAATTTGTCTGA
- the LOC122779864 gene encoding uncharacterized protein LOC122779864: protein MVSAGRQILGIALAFIGFLGSIVIVALPTWKVTAFIGANIVTSQVIWEGLWMNCVTQSTGQMQCKVYDSLLALPRDLQAARALVIIAIIAGVFGVLLSIAGGKCTNFVSEERQKCKVAIAAGIIFIVAGLLVLIPVCWTANTIIRDFYNPCFVLKQLLKLFIMASMGMQMLASALCLLGWAGVIISCLLPLWRVTAFVGSTIVTSQTIWEGIWMTCVVQSTGQIQCKPYESLLALTPDLQAARALTVFAITTGSIGLILAFIGGKCTRFLDEEGGGVKGKVAIAAGAVLIATGLLCLIPTSWAAGAVVRKFYSASIDAQRRELGACLYIGWGASILLILGGGLFISSACPIKGHDTDKSPSVRYLVVRSSNGSSQTGPHHSRVPMGKTQPVGAVFPRSQSAEGVSTKSQLYTRPPWEDKPDQDSTRWESEKSWAPSSKSQMKRPESTKSDKSEALSTKSQLKKAEVEEGSSVKSDNEDATPNPARTYL, encoded by the exons ATGGTGTCTGCTGGGAGACAAATTCTAGGTATAGCCCTGGCCTTCATCGGCTTCCTGGGCAGCATCGTCATCGTTGCTCTCCCCACCTGGAAAGTCACAGCCTTCATCGGTGCCAACATTGTCACGTCTCAGGTGATCTGGGAGGGTTTGTGGATGAACTGTGTGACACAAAGTACGGGTCAGATGCAGTGCAAGGTCTACGATTCTCTCCTGGCCTTACCTCGGGACCTGCAGGCCGCCAGGGCGCTCGTCATCATCGCCATCATCGCCGGAGTCTTTGGGGTCCTCCTTTCCATAGCTGGAGGCAAGTGCACCAACTTTGTGAGTGAAGAAAGGCAAAAGTGCAAAGTGGCCATCGCCGCTGGAATTATCTTCATCGTTGCAGGACTCTTGGTGCTAATCCCCGTCTGCTGGACCGCCAACACCATCATCCGGGATTTCTACAACCCC tgCTTCGTTCTTAAACAGCTTCTAAAGCTCTTCATCATGGCCTCCATGGGGATGCAGATGCTGGCCAGTGCGCTATGCCTCCTGGGTTGGGCCGGAGTCATCATCAGCTGCCTGCTGCCTTTGTGGAGGGTCACGGCCTTTGTGGGCAGCACCATCGTCACGTCACAGACGATCTGGGAGGGCATCTGGATGACCTGTGTGGTCCAGAGCACGGGGCAGATCCAGTGCAAGCCGTACGAGTCCCTCCTTGCTCTCACCCCTGACCTGCAGGCGGCCAGAGCTCTCACCGTCTTCGCCATCACTACAGGGAGCATCGGCCTCATTCTGGCCTTCATTGGAGGGAAGTGCACTCGCTTTTTGGATGAGGAAGGGGGTGGAGTTAAAGGGAAGGTGGCGATAGCAGCAGGGGCTGTGTTGATCGCCACAGGGCTGCTGTGTTTGATTCCTACGTCCTGGGCAGCCGGGGCCGTGGTCAGAAAGTTCTACAGCGCCTCCATCGACGCTCAGCGCAGAGAGCTGGGTGCTTGCCTCTACATCGGTTGGGGGGCGTCCATCCTGCTCATCCTCGGTGGGGGTTTGTTCATCAGCTCAGCGTGTCCCATCAAAGGCCACGACACAGACAAGAGCCCTTCTGTCCGCTACCTGGTGGTGCGCTCGTCCAACGGGTCCAGCCAGACAGGCCCTCATCACAGCAGGGTGCCGATGGGAAAGACTCAGCCTGTCGGAGCGGTGTTCCCCCGGTCCCAGAGCGCCGAGGGAGTGTCCACAAAGTCTCAGCTGTACACCAGGCCTCCCTGGGAGGACAAACCCGACCAAGATTCCACCAGGTGGGAGTCAGAAAAGTCATGGGCACCGTCCAGCAAGTCTCAGATGAAGAGACCGGAGTCgacaaaatctgacaaaagCGAGGCTTTGTCAACAAAGTCTCAGCTGAAAAAGGCAGAAGTGGAAGAGGGTTCATCAGTCAAGAGTGACAATGAGGACGCAACCCCAAACCCAGCAAGAACATACCTATAA